In Legionella sp. PATHC035, a genomic segment contains:
- a CDS encoding carbon-nitrogen hydrolase family protein → MARAALVQMVSSAHVAENLQQVEQLIKQARDEQAELVLLPENFAFMGLHETDKLQIGEVFGVGPIQEKISQLAKKFGLWIIAGTIPLKGMGSKVRASCLVYDAQGKCAARYDKIHLFDVSVSAGEAYKESMSIERGHDLALVDTPIGKIGLTVCYDLRFPELYQLLMFKGAQLFTVPSAFTAVTGLAHWEVLLRARAIENLCYVLAANQGGRHENGRSTFGHSMVVDPWGKVLTQHEIGVGVVTAEIDLQNQHELRRNFPCLEHHVLNL, encoded by the coding sequence ATGGCACGGGCAGCATTAGTACAAATGGTTTCCTCAGCACATGTTGCTGAGAATTTACAACAAGTGGAACAACTGATTAAGCAAGCCCGTGACGAACAGGCAGAACTGGTACTTTTGCCTGAAAATTTCGCATTTATGGGGCTTCATGAAACCGATAAATTGCAGATTGGTGAAGTTTTTGGTGTAGGTCCAATACAAGAAAAAATCAGTCAATTGGCAAAAAAATTCGGTTTGTGGATTATTGCCGGAACAATCCCTCTTAAAGGTATGGGCTCTAAAGTACGTGCGAGTTGTTTGGTTTATGACGCCCAAGGTAAGTGCGCTGCGCGTTACGATAAAATTCACTTATTTGATGTAAGCGTCTCAGCAGGAGAGGCATATAAAGAATCGATGTCTATTGAGCGCGGGCATGATTTGGCTCTAGTAGATACTCCGATTGGAAAAATTGGATTGACGGTTTGTTACGATTTACGTTTTCCAGAACTTTATCAACTCCTGATGTTCAAAGGAGCGCAATTGTTTACCGTCCCTTCTGCATTTACAGCCGTAACAGGTCTTGCTCATTGGGAAGTATTGTTGCGAGCCCGAGCGATTGAAAATCTTTGTTATGTTTTAGCAGCCAACCAAGGCGGGCGGCATGAAAATGGGCGGAGTACTTTTGGTCATAGCATGGTTGTTGATCCTTGGGGTAAAGTCCTGACACAGCATGAAATAGGTGTGGGTGTAGTGACGGCAGAGATCGATTTACAAAATCAGCACGAATTACGTCGAAATTTCCCCTGTTTGGAACACCATGTATTAAACTTATAA
- the mfd gene encoding transcription-repair coupling factor: MPINTLLYKSTQAKQVWGQLHGSSLALALAEYCQQTPGIKLLIAQDNLSANQLQAELNFFLNPDSPQELLFFPDWETLPYDQFSPHQDIISERLYTLSRIQQVTDAIVITSASTLMHRLCPPEFLNQYALMLKEGQKLDLTAFRNQLQQAGYHCVNKVLEHGEFALRGSIIDVYPMGSGLPFRIELFDDEIESLREFDTETQRTIEKIKEINVLPAREFPLNEQSQLLFRRAFRELFPGNPSQCPIYEAITEGQFPSGIEYYLPLFFEKTVTFFDYLPENAKICLIETIQNNAEQFWQELNERYEQRRYDVSRPILSPPACFINPTELLTKANTYEQLRLFQNPSDKKGAVVNFDITPGPQLPIDRKTQEPLNQLRTYCADTTRRYLIVVESAGRREVLLDLLKPSSINPKVQSSWHDFINDNAPINITTGDLIYGCELRQSHIVIIVESQLFGEQSTPQRRSAQKTVDPDLIIRDMAELRVGAPVVHLQFGVGRYQGLQHIESNGIASEFLVLTYAGEDKIYVPVTSLHLISRYTGVDSEHAPLHRLGSDQWQKERKKAAEKIHDVAIELLDLYAKREAQPGHQYQIDHNEYVKFASAFPFTETPDQLQAIEQIIKDMESPRPMDRLICGDVGFGKTEVAMRAAFVAVQNNKQVCILVPTTLLAGQHFESFRDRFADFPINIELLSRFRSAKETEAVLASLKSGTVDIVIGTHKLFQSKIAFKNLGLLIIDEEHRFGVKQKEHIKALRTHVDILSMTATPIPRTLNMAMAGIRDISLMTTPPAKRLAIKTFWQEKKDPIVREAILREILRGGQVFFLHNNVETIDRVCQDLQTLVPEAKIRSAHGQMRERELERVMSDFYHHRFNVLVCTTIIETGIDIPTANTIIIDRADKFGLAQLHQLRGRVGRSHHQAYAYLLTPNEKLLTSDAVKRLEAIVSLEDLGAGFTLATHDLEIRGAGELLGEEQSGNMQAIGFNLFMEMLDRAVHDLKAGKTPELSAPMHQGPEIDLRISAIIPDEYIPDIHNRLIMYKRIANAKTKEQLHDLHVELIDRFGLLPHQVKHLLLITELKLKAEKMGIQKISAGSQQGKLEFSENPSIDPGVLIHLIQVHAKRYQMDGPQRLRFNLDSTDSEGRIFEISSLLNKLSGKDAQ; encoded by the coding sequence ATGCCCATAAATACCTTACTTTATAAATCGACACAGGCTAAACAAGTATGGGGTCAGCTCCATGGAAGCAGCTTGGCGCTAGCACTTGCTGAATATTGTCAACAAACTCCCGGAATTAAGTTATTGATTGCCCAAGATAATCTCAGTGCAAATCAATTGCAAGCGGAGTTGAATTTCTTTCTCAATCCCGACAGTCCTCAAGAACTGTTATTTTTTCCGGATTGGGAAACGCTCCCTTATGACCAATTTTCACCCCACCAGGACATTATTTCAGAACGGTTGTACACCTTAAGCCGTATTCAACAAGTGACTGATGCTATTGTCATCACTTCGGCAAGCACATTAATGCACAGACTATGTCCTCCCGAATTTTTAAATCAATATGCTTTAATGCTAAAAGAAGGGCAAAAACTGGACTTAACCGCTTTTCGTAATCAATTACAACAAGCGGGTTATCATTGTGTGAATAAAGTACTTGAGCACGGAGAATTTGCCCTACGCGGATCCATTATTGATGTTTATCCGATGGGTTCCGGTTTACCCTTTCGTATTGAACTTTTTGACGATGAAATAGAAAGTCTACGCGAATTTGACACAGAAACCCAGCGCACAATAGAAAAAATAAAAGAAATCAATGTGTTACCTGCCCGCGAGTTTCCTTTAAACGAACAAAGTCAGCTCCTGTTTCGACGGGCTTTTAGAGAACTCTTTCCTGGCAATCCAAGTCAATGCCCTATTTATGAAGCGATCACTGAGGGACAATTCCCTTCAGGAATTGAATATTACCTTCCCTTATTTTTTGAAAAAACGGTTACTTTTTTCGACTATCTCCCAGAAAATGCCAAGATTTGTTTGATTGAAACGATTCAAAATAATGCAGAACAATTTTGGCAAGAATTAAACGAACGCTATGAGCAAAGACGATATGACGTCAGTAGACCTATTTTATCTCCCCCTGCTTGTTTTATTAATCCAACTGAATTGTTAACTAAAGCCAATACCTACGAGCAATTGCGTCTGTTCCAAAATCCTTCGGATAAAAAAGGGGCTGTGGTTAATTTTGATATTACTCCGGGCCCACAATTACCAATCGATAGGAAAACACAAGAACCCCTAAACCAACTTCGTACTTATTGTGCAGACACAACACGTCGTTATTTGATTGTAGTCGAGAGTGCGGGGCGGCGTGAAGTGTTACTGGATTTGCTTAAACCAAGCAGCATTAATCCTAAAGTACAATCTTCCTGGCACGATTTCATTAACGATAATGCTCCGATCAACATCACTACCGGAGACCTCATTTACGGATGTGAATTAAGACAAAGTCATATCGTGATTATTGTTGAATCCCAATTGTTTGGTGAACAAAGTACACCGCAAAGGCGCAGTGCGCAAAAAACAGTTGATCCTGACTTAATTATCCGTGACATGGCTGAACTTCGTGTTGGTGCGCCTGTAGTTCATCTGCAATTTGGTGTAGGACGTTATCAAGGATTACAGCATATAGAATCCAATGGGATTGCGAGTGAATTTTTAGTCCTAACCTATGCAGGCGAGGACAAGATTTATGTTCCTGTGACCTCACTTCACTTAATTAGCCGATATACTGGGGTTGATAGTGAACATGCCCCCTTACATAGACTCGGTTCAGATCAATGGCAAAAAGAAAGGAAAAAGGCCGCTGAAAAAATTCATGATGTGGCCATCGAGTTACTTGATCTCTACGCCAAAAGAGAAGCCCAACCTGGACACCAATATCAAATCGATCATAACGAATACGTTAAATTTGCCAGTGCCTTTCCATTTACAGAAACACCGGATCAATTACAGGCAATCGAGCAAATCATAAAAGATATGGAATCCCCGAGACCAATGGATCGTTTAATTTGTGGCGATGTAGGTTTTGGTAAAACTGAAGTAGCGATGCGCGCCGCTTTTGTTGCAGTGCAAAACAATAAACAAGTCTGTATTCTTGTCCCAACTACTTTGCTGGCAGGACAACACTTTGAATCGTTCCGAGATCGATTTGCGGACTTTCCCATTAATATTGAGTTACTTTCACGTTTTCGCTCAGCTAAAGAAACTGAGGCAGTGCTTGCCTCATTAAAATCGGGAACGGTTGATATAGTCATCGGGACTCATAAATTATTTCAAAGCAAGATTGCTTTTAAAAATCTTGGATTGCTTATTATTGATGAAGAACATCGTTTTGGGGTCAAACAAAAGGAGCACATCAAAGCACTACGTACCCATGTGGATATTCTTTCCATGACTGCGACCCCTATTCCTAGAACATTGAATATGGCAATGGCAGGAATAAGGGACATTTCTCTAATGACCACACCTCCAGCGAAACGTCTCGCAATTAAAACTTTTTGGCAAGAAAAAAAGGACCCTATCGTCCGTGAGGCGATACTAAGAGAAATCCTTAGGGGGGGGCAGGTTTTTTTCCTGCATAATAATGTAGAAACCATTGATCGAGTGTGTCAGGATTTACAAACCCTAGTTCCTGAAGCAAAAATACGCTCAGCTCATGGCCAAATGCGTGAACGTGAATTAGAACGAGTCATGTCCGATTTTTATCATCACCGTTTTAATGTATTGGTCTGTACCACCATCATTGAAACCGGTATCGACATTCCCACTGCCAATACGATTATTATTGATCGCGCTGATAAATTTGGTTTAGCCCAATTGCATCAATTACGTGGACGTGTAGGTCGCTCGCATCATCAAGCCTATGCCTACCTACTTACTCCGAATGAAAAATTATTGACCTCTGATGCCGTGAAACGTTTGGAAGCCATTGTCTCCTTGGAAGATTTAGGCGCAGGCTTCACCTTAGCAACCCATGATCTTGAAATTCGTGGGGCGGGTGAGCTTTTAGGAGAAGAGCAAAGTGGCAACATGCAAGCAATTGGATTTAATTTGTTTATGGAAATGCTCGATAGAGCAGTTCATGATTTAAAAGCTGGAAAGACACCTGAATTATCCGCTCCAATGCATCAAGGACCCGAGATCGATTTACGAATCAGTGCGATTATTCCTGATGAATACATTCCAGATATCCATAATCGGCTGATTATGTATAAACGAATTGCCAACGCAAAGACCAAAGAGCAGTTGCATGACTTACATGTTGAATTGATTGACCGATTCGGTTTATTACCTCATCAAGTCAAGCATTTATTATTGATTACGGAATTAAAATTAAAAGCCGAAAAAATGGGAATTCAAAAAATCAGCGCCGGCTCGCAACAGGGAAAACTGGAGTTTTCTGAAAATCCCTCCATTGATCCTGGCGTTTTGATTCATTTGATTCAAGTTCATGCGAAAAGATATCAAATGGATGGTCCTCAACGCTTACGATTTAACCTAGACAGTACTGATTCGGAAGGACGAATTTTTGAGATTAGTTCTCTACTCAATAAATTATCAGGTAAGGACGCCCAATAA
- the tldD gene encoding metalloprotease TldD, with protein MTEALTTAKKILLAPASLDETGIEKLFRTMMSHHIDDADLYFQSCSYESWYLEDSVVKSGSFSLDRGVGIRAVSGDKTGFAYCDDILFPSMLRAADAARSIALTGSKPVQSIQVQSAAISRYQGLNPIEGMSKQEKIALLEAIDKEARRIDPRVIQVNASLSGCYEVVMVAGMHGQMIADVRPLVSINVSVIVEDKHGKRESARSGGGGRVPYSYFHEKDNALSYAREAVREALINLEAQPAPAGTMPVVLGPGWPGVLLHEAVGHGLEGDFNRKGLSAFSGRIGQQVAAPGVTVVDDGTLKDRRGSITIDDEGTPSQCTTLIDNGVLVNYMQDKLNAKLMGMQSTGNCRRESYAHVPMPRMTNTYMLAGQHDPEEIIRSVQRGLYAVNFGGGQVDITSGQFVFSASEAYLIENGKITAPVKGATLIGNGPDVMKKISMIGNDLGLDRGIGVCGKEGQSVPVGVGQPTLKIDALTVGGTS; from the coding sequence ATGACAGAAGCCCTTACTACAGCAAAAAAAATTTTACTAGCTCCTGCATCATTAGATGAGACGGGTATAGAAAAATTATTTAGAACCATGATGAGCCATCATATTGATGATGCGGATCTCTATTTCCAAAGTTGCAGCTATGAGTCCTGGTACTTAGAAGACTCTGTGGTCAAAAGCGGTAGTTTTTCTTTGGATAGAGGGGTGGGTATTCGAGCGGTTAGTGGTGATAAAACAGGTTTTGCTTATTGCGATGATATTTTATTTCCTTCGATGTTGCGCGCAGCTGATGCGGCTCGTTCTATTGCCCTCACTGGTTCCAAACCCGTTCAATCCATTCAAGTTCAAAGTGCTGCAATCAGTCGCTATCAAGGATTAAATCCTATTGAGGGGATGAGCAAACAAGAGAAAATTGCTTTATTAGAGGCGATTGATAAAGAAGCTCGCCGCATCGATCCGCGCGTCATTCAGGTCAATGCTTCATTAAGTGGTTGCTACGAAGTCGTGATGGTCGCTGGAATGCATGGGCAAATGATTGCAGATGTGAGACCTTTGGTCAGTATCAACGTGAGCGTTATTGTAGAAGACAAGCATGGAAAACGGGAGTCTGCTCGTTCTGGAGGGGGTGGTCGAGTGCCTTATTCCTACTTTCACGAAAAAGACAACGCTCTAAGCTATGCACGAGAAGCTGTGCGCGAAGCATTGATTAATTTGGAGGCCCAACCGGCACCTGCAGGAACAATGCCTGTCGTTTTGGGACCAGGTTGGCCAGGCGTATTATTGCATGAAGCCGTCGGGCATGGTTTGGAAGGTGATTTTAATCGCAAGGGATTATCTGCTTTCTCGGGGCGTATTGGCCAACAAGTGGCTGCACCAGGTGTTACGGTAGTTGACGACGGTACATTGAAAGACCGACGAGGTTCCATCACTATTGATGATGAAGGAACTCCATCGCAATGCACTACATTGATCGATAATGGCGTTTTGGTGAATTATATGCAAGACAAGTTGAATGCCAAATTGATGGGCATGCAATCCACAGGCAATTGCCGACGTGAATCTTATGCACACGTACCCATGCCCAGAATGACCAATACCTACATGTTGGCAGGGCAACATGACCCCGAAGAAATTATTCGTTCTGTACAACGTGGCTTGTATGCGGTGAATTTTGGAGGGGGACAAGTTGATATTACTTCTGGTCAATTTGTATTTTCTGCAAGTGAGGCTTATCTCATTGAGAATGGTAAGATTACTGCACCAGTTAAAGGAGCAACCTTAATCGGCAATGGGCCTGACGTGATGAAAAAAATCAGTATGATTGGAAATGATCTGGGATTAGATCGTGGAATTGGCGTTTGCGGTAAAGAGGGACAATCCGTTCCTGTTGGTGTCGGTCAACCTACTCTAAAAATAGATGCTTTGACCGTCGGTGGGACTAGTTAA